TTCATCGTTTAGTAGGTCGCACACTTCTCCACAAAGTTATCCGTGAATTCACTTCAGGCAGTGAGCTACATCCAGCCCTAACAAGAACAAGAGGAATTTTCGACTAACACGATGCTCGGAAGTTGCAAATCGGAAGAGTTTGGCTCCTTGATGTTGTTTTCGAAGACGTCGAATAATGCCGAAATTCAGATAAAAGCATAAAATGAATGGTAACACTATGGTGATAATGCTGCGAAACCagaactgaaataaaattccattttcGGTAGTTATGATTACTCattaagaaagaataaaaagtatagaatagttagaagaaaaaaaaggaaatagtgattttaaaaaaatggtccTGACCTTGTAACAGCTCTTATATGGTTCTGTCTCACTGAATTCACTCACTATGGCTGTCAACGATGTGACACCCGTACAATTTCCGTTCGGAACGACCTatgtatgaaaaaatatgaaatagatgaaaatcaataataaaaataataaataaataaattataaataaatattatagtggtaaataacaaattaacttaaaaatataaaaaactaATGAACCACGAACGATATAGTGAAAGAGCTAAATCAAATACACTGCTTACAATAACCTTAaaaagagtaaataaactACTAACTCACTTGAACTTCGAAGAACATTGGTAGCTTTGCTATCATCGCAAATACCAAGGCCATTGCAGAAATAACAAGACGATGATGTCGTGCAAACTGATTTCGGATTTTCGATATAGTTATATATCtggaaaaagtgattttcCAGTGATTTCATTTGCATTAACCTTCGATGACAGCGGGACTCACCGCTGAGCCGCACACTTTCCAACAGTTATTTTCCAtgatttcccaattttttaaacgttttttgTACTTAGTGAATTTATTATCtttgaataatatttattacacACATGCTGGACTAGGGGAATGGGAACATAGGCGGATCACGCTAGATACGGAAAAAATCGAGCTGTCGTCGATGGATTGAGGAGGCCTACGCTCGTGAACAATAAGCTTGAACGGGAGATGACATTCGATTTGTTCTGCTCACCGCAACACATGAGTAcgagaaatttacaaaattccCTCCTGGATCTGatacagttgggtcaaaacgaccttaaGCTCACAGTTGTTTCGTAAACAGGCGCGCTCGAAGCGTGGCGATACAGCGCAGAGGTTGGATTCCGTGTGGGACATTTGGGTAGCACCATTCATCGTTTCAGTCCAAGTTtagctagcgatggtcctgGCTTGATCCCagtcgctacgctccacttcgagcgcagccgcttacgcaactgcagtgATGTCCAGGTCGTTTCTACTCGGCTACAAGAACACCCTTCGGGTAACAGTCATGCAGAACTCATTGTATTTTGctgctgaattttttctttcaacattTCGGCAAAATTATCCTTGCAATCGAATATCTCCAAAGCGTTTTCGGTTGAGGCGTTGCAGAGGGAAGAGAGAATGTGTGGCGAACAGACGAGGATGTGCGTCGCGTTGATGAAGCGAACATACATCAAATAAtacgtctgttttttttttgcttcttcttttctcccgCGAAATCCCGGAACTCAACAGAATGGATCCTAAGCCGACCGTTATAAATCGTTTAAGAAATCCCCATCTCTGctattttatagaaaaaattggaaaggtttTATGGTAATCCTGAGCGATGctttaatttccttttgtATTTCCGTCTAATCTAAATACATTACGTTCAGGAAGAAAGCATctagaaaaactagaaagaaaaaaaaatagaaaacaagcACACCATAATTCGAGCATTGTCTTCCTGTTGAGTGATGGTTAGTTTCCGTTCCCCCGTTTTTACTTCTATTATCTGatactgtatttattttctaatgaCAATTTGGGTATTTAAAAGTTAACGTTAGAGTACTTAGTGTCCATCAACATTTGAAACAGAACAACTGGTCCAACGAAAGCGTTCTGATTTTGATCTACCGCTAGTGCCAAGTTCACTAGCAGTAGATCAAGACAGATCAAGAGATCAAGATTTTTAAGACTTAAGTGAGTGAATAAGAAAACGTATAAAAACGTACATAACGTGTACTCAAAGAACTTTTCATTTTAGTCTCCCCTTCTTAATTATTGTACTATACTTTCATACTACGTCTTCTTTAAAGTATAGGATAAAGTCAggatttattatattttttttctgcaagacAATGCTAGAATCTACTGAACATAAACTGAATAGTAACGTAACTCTGGACTCTTCAGGAGAAAATTCTCGGGAAAGGTTCTTTGACAACATAGATAATTTTTATGCAGCAACGAAGGAATCGGGAGGTACACCAATTggtttctgtttcatttctctttgaaTGAAGtgcaagttttgaaaaatctccttaGATCGCGTCGAAATCAGCAAAACCCACAGACACGACCGACCGATCCCAGATTCTCACTGCCTCAATGTAGTACGCCTATGtgtataaaagataaaaggttAAGGTCAGTGGgatatcaatccgcttgggatgcgtccccacaTTCACCTCACCTCAaaatcgtctgaggtttacgaacgtgtaactggcctatacaatgacttgcgggggccagccgatgatgaAATctggtgtttttatcctcccagacaagtctggtaccaatttatcgaccccggagtaatgaaaggcttggtttgcactagggcgatcTCGAACCCTCaactgtgtggctacaacagACTTCTAATCAACTGCGCCATACCCTCCCCGTGCGTGTGTATTGATAACAAAATCAGGAAAATCAGTGAAACACGAGAGTTTTAACGATCAAAATAAGCTGACTCCATGCCCCTATTATCCTAAAAAGTACCCAGTGCTAGTGGTTtggttttcaaacattcagaCGGATATCTCGATATCTCGAACAAGCGGCTCCATTTCTCATGAAATAAGAGATTAACCAAGAGAAAACCCTTACGTTGCCGCTAGTTTCAAAACTGACCTAACTTGTTCGAAATATTTTGGGCTCAGACTACTTTACGGCTATATTTGATACGATTACTAGTTAAATATACAGTTAGTCCAACAAAAATGTTATCACCTGTTCACCTCCAACATACACTTCTGAATTTACTTTCATTTGTGCACGTCATCTACTGTATCACGTATATCCATTGAactaaatccacaaaatatcCTGAAACATCCGTCACCTTTCAAACGCAGCTGCAACGATGAGAAATGCCGATGCTGAGATGAACACATGCGATGTGGTGATGATTATTCGCATATACGACCACCATGCGGCTGCCAAAAAATCGGAAGCGAAATAATCCATGTAGAGATTTACAGGGAACAAGAGGATATATGCTGCTGAAATCAAACGAGTTGTGCACATCCTGGGAAATCCCCAATAACCTTAAACCTACTAGATATGGGTCAAAGTTCCAgagctcggtgcagctgcgcaAGCGGATgggttcgaagcggtgcggtgaaacGTAAAGGTtcggatcgaggtgggaccctcgctagcaccactcaaCGTTCCAGTCGAAGTCAAGCCACCAATGGTCCTATCTTCGCACCCGttacgcttcaccgcgccgcttcgaacgcagccgcttacgcatcaGCACCGAATTTCACTTCAATCTCAGCCAACAATTTCTCCCTCGAGGACtgttatatttttcaaagcagAAGGATTTCAGCCGTCGTTTGGGACGTCGCTTGGGTGAAAAAGACAACCAATAGACGGAAATACAAAATTTGTGGGTTTTCCCCAACATGAACGATTGTCAGATTCCAAAAGATATAGGGACGATGGAACTAGGGATTTGAAACTTACGTATCCTATGGAACTTACATAAGTTAGATAATGGAAGAGGATGGAGAGGAGGAGAGAGGATTGGACCATATTCCACCGAAAATAAACTGAGTGCAGTTTTTTCcgctgttatttttttgtccTGACTCAGACAAAATATGTTTCCTTCCTTTCCTGTGTGCGGGTGGATGTGAATaagcaaaatataaaaagagtATTCTGGATGAATTTCTCCCTATTTAAAGCTACTAACAGTGGGAAACTAGTTCCCATGTTTTGTATAAGGTAGAAAAGACAACGGGAATCAGTGCAACGTCATTTTTAGTTCATAGGAACATCGTGGAGTAAGAGGTGTATGACGCATTTAATAGtggttttatttcttaaagattcatttcatcgaatttttctattttatttatacctATCCTGCAGTGATGATCGAACAACAAAAGAGCACATgcgatagaaataaaaatattgtttaaagacaaaaaaatgctGACCAGTATCAGTATTGAATGGGAACTCTCAAGATCACCTCAGAATTCAGAATAAACACCTATGTTCGGAGTCACCACATGAAACGCCAGTggtagaaaacaaaataatgcgCAAGGAACGAAAAATGCCGACTAATTTCAGACCGGAATTTCACAGAATCATTTCAAAACTTCGGACAACCATTTATGTTCGGAGTAACGACATAAATTCCCATCCCAATGGATTGCTTTCTGTCCATGTTTTAGAGTTCTTAGAGCACTGATCCCTGCCCTTCCTCCCTAATGAATAAACGTCATGCGATGTTCGAGGTTGAGCTTCCATCGTACCTACTCGCGCGCTCTCCTCCCTTGTCACCTCCCATTAGTTTTTGCCCGAGTAAATACGAGTAAGCAAATGCGTCACTCGGTCTCAAGTTGGATGAAAAAACTCATAAACGCGTTCAGTAAACATTGCAGTGTTtatcaaagaagaaattatttaatCGTCTGATATAAATCGCACAGTACCTAGTAGAAAACGCTaataaaaacactaagaaGTCTCCGTCGTCCGGGGGCAGGAAGACAGGCAGACCCTACTACGAACCTGACAGAAACGTATCCGCTAAAGCGAGAAACGTTAAGTAGATCAAACTTGACGATCGATAACGCCTGTTTCGAACCAATATACAGAACAGAAACATATTGAACACAACGGAGATTGAAGCGATGATTGCACCGGCCACACCAACAAGAAATAACCTGAAGACGATTATTATAACTTTGTGGTTACGATACATATACAATCAAATTTTTATagcgtaaaattttaattgattctcttttcaattgattttaattatatgaatttttcaattgattttAAATTTGTGTTCCAAAGTTCATTgaagaaagtgttttttctaaCTCTCATACAGGGGGATCTTCTCCGTCCGAAACTGTTCGTAGCATCTAATTTGAATCCATGACTAGACGGTACCACTGCCAGCTACAGTACCTTTTCCAGAAGAACAATTCATAGAAAGTCATGctaacaataataaaacgGAGAAATTTATGCTCATTGCaaataagttgaaaaaatccgcgaaaaattttttgaacctCTAAACACTTTCTACGCAATCCACCCTtgaccttcttttttttccgtcaGTCGCTTTgaaatattcatatttacaATTTCAGTATtaataattcttttcaaattttcaattttatcaatctttcaaaaaatttagagGTATTACTTCAACTGCATATAAGCTATGTCCGGATGCTCATAACAcaaagaaacagaagaatttAGTCACAAcatcaatgaaaaaatttgtaaatcagaattttcaagaattttcaagaatagCTGAAATTTTCAAGACTAGAAAGAAACGTTAGGTTTCTAAACATTGCTTTGAGGAATCATTAACTTTTATTTCAGGGACATGCGGTAATCGTAAAAGGCGACAGCACTAAAACAGTAGGGATAGGGAAATAGCGAGAGTGATATGGAATATTTCGCCAATTACTCCTCAacgttttaattttattagttttGCCGTTCTTCCGTTAACCTAGCTAGATGTTCCTCTTCGATCGCTTTGAAAATGATAAGGGGTTCTGTTTCTGACCTACTAGGGagtaaaaaattataaataatcatagtaataacgataataatgaataacaaTATTGATAATAGAAGACACacataattttaaattaatataattttaattcaaatacCGGTCacataaatttattattaagaCCATTTggtaaaattaattaattaatacaTTATTACCTAtacattaatatttatttattattattcatcaatattatttattattaataatattaaagaaATACTAGAATATTTGCTTGACTTCCTACTGAGCATCCTCAGCGCCTAGGACCTTTGATGAAACCACACACTTACGAAACATGCTTCTTTGCTATGTAATGATCtcattttcagtttcttcCCTGTTTGTGCAGATGAAATATATCCTGATTTTAAATATAGCTCCAACAGATCTCCCAGGAGTTGATTTTAGATATGATTAGATATTTTCACTCgatgattacaaaaaaaaaatccagaatgtGTCCTAAAATGTTCCATTATGCCTGACTCAGAAGATACTTTTGAACCGCTGATGCTACACTTATGTAGCCAATCAAAAATTGAGTGAAACTTATTAACTGAGAGAGGAAATCCACATTCAATTTTGTGTTAGTACaaaaaaggcaacaaaaacaaaaattactacTTTTCTGCTCCATTTCCTTCTAAAACGCTTTGTCTATTTTTCATGTAGAGTCACTGTTTGGTTATTGCCTACCGTAACCCCTTCTCTGTTGTATTTACTAttgcttgtttctttttatttattttttatttacactcCGCTTCAGaatcgctttttttcgaatttccttCCTCTGATTGAAGTGTTCCAAGTTGCGAGACTTGAATAACGTACATTTTCGGAGAattctcatcaaaaaaaaagggaaaaaagcttATATAGAACATTGAGCCGAAGCGAATAAGACTAATCAGATGGTATGCTCACAGTAAATTACCACAAGACAGTGTGGATCTACTAAAAAGtaagaaaggaacaaaaattgcTAAATCTTATCATTGAACTCCATCCTTCAACCtggaatttttccacaaaacatGTGACACGTGCAAAGAATTGAGATTGAAATGTCCTAACTGCCCTTACAACTATTTAATGTCTTTGCTTATTTGTCTACCAATTAAGTTAAATGGATTTGACATTAAGGAACAGTGCCCCTTTTTCATGGATAATTGTGTTCGCTCTTTGAAACGAAACAtgccagaaatttttttttctccgaatgaATTAGAAAATTTACTTACAGCAATTTAAGGTTTGAACTTATAGCAAGTCCTCAGGGGAAAAACAAATCAACGTAGCGCAGTAATAAAATCGATGTAAAATGTGttaaataattgttttgaCGGGAATGCACACGTCTTCAACTGGGAGCacagaaaaaatgaggaaaagtgCATGATTAGCGGAGTCACGGAAATGCATGAATTACCGAGGACGTGTGGCGGTCGTCCAAGCAAACATAAGTACCTTCGGTCACTTGGTACTTCAGTTTCGTTCGACAAATCATAACATTACATATATTAAATAGCGTTACTAATAATTATTGATCACGATACAGTAATCTTTGGGACGAAACCTAATTTATAACACTTTTCCGTAAACCTAGGACAGTTATGATAAGGACAAACCCCGAATCGAACAATCCACCACTTCTAGAAATCTTAAAGTTTTGTGCAGTGCAGAAATGTCAGAAAAttgtttctagaaaatttacCACGCATTTTTTACCCTCATTCAATCAAAAAGCTACCAAAAAGTTATAGTCCGTCAGGTAAATTTTTAGTGTAATTTTtagtgtattttttaaaatttaattctttaattttttttttaatttttagtgtATTTTCGTTTCCTCAAATTCGAACTATTCTTTTACCACGGACACACACACTCATAGTTTATATTTTCTCagttagaatttttctagTACAACAGAATTGTAATATAtagaataacaagaaaaaagcttcatttttatttataaaaccATTTCTTCATCACTTACCTACTCTGTTCCGGTGGAATAATTGCACAATGTTCTTCCCACCAATCGTAATCCTCTTCCTCAAGGACAATCGGTTCATTTTCACTGTAATTCATGTTctgaaaatataaaagtaaGGATTTATAGTGAATAGAGAAGCattatatgtacatatgtagatACGTGGATCCGTTGCGTAAATCACAATCAGTTGGAGACCATTCAACTGAATGGCGGCGATCATTCAGTCGGAGATCATTCAATCGAATACATGCATAATTTACTGAATTCTCAAAATTGAGAGATGTACGTGAGGAAATGGTCATCAATTTGTCCTAATtaagataaaaattgaaaattctgagGAAATCAGAGTTACATACATGCAAGTGGCTTAGCTACGATGATTATTACCTTTCTCACGGAAAGTTAAGATTGAGCAAGTAGTTTACTTCTTACTTATTTCAGTGTCGTTCTCTCGAAActctgaaaatttctggaaatccaCGGAATCATCCACGAAAATGACAAGAATGATTGCACCAAATCCGCTAGTTATGTAACTACAGAACTGCATACTACAGTAATGAAACAAATAGTATAGGTGTAtgaataacaaacaaatatgtGTTGTTGAGAGTAATCCTCGAAATTGCTTGTTCTTCCGGAAGAGTTCTGAAGAGCTAAAGACTTACAGTTCCGGAATTCAGAACTTTCTCATGAAATAAAAGTgcagtaaaataaaagttccTCCCGAGACCAGCCAAGCCTATGATCGGAAAGTTGAGGTAGATCCAAGTTTTGAACACTGCTTTTAGGAGTGACTTCCTTGAAAGTTTAACAGTTCTCTCCTTTTCGATgtttttacgagaaaaaatacaaatggagtttttttttagatttattaaCACGTTGCATCGTCGACCACATTTAATGAATCTCATTTATATGCACTCATTCATatcacattcattttttcctgcaaCGCAGCGCTTTTCCGCACATCTTTTCAAAAGTCACGAGCTTTGTTCGTTTCGTTTGCGAGTTCAGcaaatttgaaacaaatgcGTGTAGAAGCAGGAATGTGCTGGAATTGAGCCTACTAGAAAAATGCTATACTCCTAAAATCCCCCGGTTGCTCCCCCTCCCCCGCCACCTTCATAATTTttcgtaaaaatttcaaaaacattggggtttttttttaccattttttcaaacttttccaAGAACCACAGCAGACTATATGTACTTCAtgctattttatatattttattgtatattacttatatctatatttatactttttgtattattatatattgtattgcctttattttattatttatactttaGAGATCATCACATTCATACAAATCATGGTAGCTACATATTTGTTGGAAAGTGCTGAAGGAAGGAGATTAAACATAATTCCAGTAGAGAAAGGAGACAAGAACAGTCGTCGCAAGAGCATTGTTTATAAAATTGtgaagatttcaaagaaaattggtcgggaactgaacagaaccttatccagaaaaacaacCTTCCACAAAGACCGTTGGAGTGGGGTTGGGGGTTACTGCAGCTCTTTGGATACTCTCAAAAGTCGCCTGGATATCAACCATCAGACAATGGGACCCATAAGTTTGAGTGGGAAAAGGAGACgtttcatttccttcatcagggaaagaaattgttttctccttttgttCAAGCTCtttatggaaaattttgggaaatttaTGCATAAAGGGGTCATAAAGGGAGTACCACACATCTGATCTACATATTGAAGATGTTTGATCTATCAGCCTACTTAAAATAAATGGGACAACCCAACGGCCAAGCGAAAACACTCAAAGGCGATCGAGTATGGAACTACATATGCAATTTCAAGCGAAGTGACGAGAAACTCATAAAATTCCGAGAGAATTAAGAGAAGATGTGAGAAAAAAGCGACAAAATGTGTGTGTCGCAAGTCAAGCGAGAGAAAGATGTAACACTTTTTCCCTCTGAGAAACGGTCGGTTTCATCTGATGAGGAGAACTCGAAGCGTCGATCTATAGAAGAATTGGTAATTATGTAGACTCCTTCAACCAATTAATTTTAATCTCTTTGATCTTTCATTACAGCAAACATTAATTACTGAAACGTGAATACTTTTAGCAAGCGACGAAGTTGTATGATTTATTCGCTTCTTGTTGAAATTCCATTCGATagttgaagaaattgaaaagaaatccttgagaaaatgttttatttatatacgcttatgtatttttcattatattctCATGTTATAATAGAATGTCTTGGACCACGTATTTGAGTCGTGTGCGAGTCTTCTTCCTCCTGGTGATGTACTCCTGGTTGTACTAAATGAAGCCAGGAAACTCAGTCGATGTTCTGCTCACGTACGAGATGTATAACCTGTACAGTTATATAGCAAAAATCACCCAGATATTGTAAAAAGGTGTTGTTGAGCAGCATATTGCTAAACCCTAACACAAGTAGGTCAAACACCCAAAGGAATCATGGAACCTTTGGTAACAGCCATCAGTGTCCTCGCGTTGAACTGGCCGACACCGTAGATCTGAAGGTATACGGGTTCGGCCCGCTGTCCACAGACACTTCACGGAAGTCGTCAAAGTTTTCTAGGATGTGGGGCAGTGACGAACGGATGGATTCTGGGCGAGCTCTCGATGTAGATCGGGAAGGTTGGGCATAGCTATTTTCAAGGACGATACACCTCGGCGAAAATGCTAGCAACCGCGTCCGGCACCGactaagttaaaaaaaagtcatacAGTATTTCACAGTCATACAGTATATAATTGTAGCATTTACAGTTatgtttttactattttattcataggtttagaaaatttcaccCATGAAAATATCtattcttcaacttcttctttaTAGAGTTTACCATCATGTAATGAATGTGCTCacaactgctttttttcctttcactgGATGAATAAACAGTGTCTTTAAGTGATTCTCCGTAATTAACGAGATTTGCTGACAGTAACAACCAGGATAATTTCTCAGTAAATTTGCTAGGACTACTAAGCAAGTTATTTCTCATCAGCAAAAACAACACTTGAATTCCTTACTTGCACCATCAAagtgaaaatgcaaaaaatttgagaagaatctCTTAATAAATTACCACGTCTTTCCCATCCACACTCGATtaattttggagaattttgGAGAGTAGAACCACATATTGCAGCAAAgtataaaaacagaaacaatcaTAAGGTAGCTGCGGTTTCTCGCAGAGAAAATCACAAACAAACTCATGAAGAAGGAGAATATATCGATCAATAATAAGTatgataatattaatataaatagcacaataataaataatataatatggaaaatatttcaataaataataaatcattGGTCGTCAGAAGGACAGATCACTTCGGCACGATTTGGGATGATCTTAATTAAGTATATGAAGATTATTTAGTTCTAAAGTaaatcttttcaaagaaacttTTTCATAAGGgacaaaaaaactataaaatgacGAGGTCTTGTATCCAACTTGGAACgattcaaaatttgatttgagGTGTCGCGACCAAAGAAAATTAGTTGACCCACCTACGCtgaattgttttttcattgaatttgcAGCAAAATTCTCTCATAATAGTTAATTACATCAGACTACGCCTTCTGAATAGATTGACTACCGTATCCTATCAGGTTTATGAAATGTGAGAAAACTCCACAATGTTTCTAATAAGCATAATTTAAAAACTAGAGTTGATAGCGGATTATCTGTAATAATTGCTTCCGTCAGCCGGTTAATAAGCTTCCGCAGAGTAacgagaaaagattttttcgactagttttggaaaaaaaacagcaattacGCTTGAAAATTCACCTTTTCCCGGTTTCTAATAACATCCGATGGCTTCCCGTATCATaaggaaataaggaaaaaaacaaagaaaagaaaaagcaactGTTCAAAGATTCAAGTATTCAGCAAAATATTACGTGAAAAAAGCATATAGCGTTTAGCAATAGGCAGACTCATGGCTACTGTAACATTTTGAAACGGAAAAAATGTATGACCAgaactttctggaaattttacagaattttccggggttttttttcggtacaAAACAACTTCAGAGAGTAGagattattctattttttttatttaccgGTCGGGTTTCCTTATCCAACTACTCCTCAGCTTTTTTAAtccttcgtaaaaaaaaaagagagaaagatactgtaatgcaaaaattttggCAGGGTCCCATTTATAAAACgtcctatttttcaaaatacgcTGACCAACTGCTTCTGCCAACCACAGTTGTCCAAGTCTTGCCGCGGACCGTGACAAGTTGATTTCCTCTGAAATCTCAAGCCTGATGTGAAATCTCTCCGCCAGCCTGGGTCTTCGACTTGTTGACGAGCCGATTTCTCCGTAttgtaaaatgaaataattcggGAACGAGCATTATCGAGCAGTTAAAAGgcttaaaaaaggaataaagcgtctggcattgatcaatccgcACGGATTgcgccaccacattcacttcaacttaaagccatcaccccacgaatctgaggtggtacgggtttcaggtgggttatgcccgtacggggtcgtagattgtggggacgagggtgattccgtccatttcctcctagttgacgtgaaaaacggcccgaatgatgcggcgcgtgcacaaggctggcgcgctccaatagaactcgttgtggaaaatagcgccccgaaacgctcggagccgcatcttccgggtcgtttttttacggcgattgggAAGAACTGAGCGGGATCCAACccatttctgcaatctacgatcctgttcAGTCtctgaccatcggaaatccatatcacgtcagatccgtggggtgatgcctttaaaatcatttaaggtttacgaacgcgcgTGCACCCTTTCGATGACTtggttagccgatgtatcaagtcagtgttttttatcttcccggacaagtcttataccaatttat
This is a stretch of genomic DNA from Necator americanus strain Aroian chromosome II, whole genome shotgun sequence. It encodes these proteins:
- a CDS encoding hypothetical protein (NECATOR_CHRII.G8059.T1), producing the protein MNYSENEPIVLEEEDYDWWEEHCAIIPPEQSRLFLVGVAGAIIASISVVFNMFLFCILVRNRRYRSSSLIYLTFLALADTFLSAAYILLFPVNLYMDYFASDFLAAAWWSYMRIIITTSHVFISASAFLIVAAAFERYITISKIRNQFARHHRLVISAMALVFAMIAKLPMFFEVQVVPNGNCTGVTSLTAIVSEFSETEPYKSCYKFWFRSIITIVLPFILCFYLNFGIIRRLRKQHQGAKLFRFATSEHRRNIRSATLMLVFVTCTYLGSNLLNVIVYTWELIDKPSLMSDELRPFYTLSSDLVSLFTVLASACRLPIYIACNARIRCEVLDALNNCVLFRAGKDEKIKSPKNLRSRATTVRYCDTGCGFMVYEPLNKKGEARMRSVGTGLDRIVLSVAMGSMGTTGNRSLTVPSFDVTKQLLEENHES
- a CDS encoding hypothetical protein (NECATOR_CHRII.G8059.T2), translated to MNYSENEPIVLEEEDYDWWEEHCAIIPPEQTAYILLFPVNLYMDYFASDFLAAAWWSYMRIIITTSHVFISASAFLIVAAAFERYITISKIRNQFARHHRLVISAMALVFAMIAKLPMFFEVQVVPNGNCTGVTSLTAIVSEFSETEPYKSCYKFWFRSIITIVLPFILCFYLNFGIIRRLRKQHQGAKLFRFATSEHRRNIRSATLMLVFVTCTYLGSNLLNVIVYTWELIDKPSLMSDELRPFYTLSSDLVSLFTVLASACRLPIYIACNARIRCEVLDALNNCVLFRAGKDEKIKSPKNLRSRATTVRYCDTGCGFMVYEPLNKKGEARMRSVGTGLDRIVLSVAMGSMGTTGNRSLTVPSFDVTKQLLEENHES